A single window of Longimicrobium sp. DNA harbors:
- a CDS encoding glycosyltransferase family A protein codes for MTAPEHVPVAPEPADGTHPPAPLVSIVIPCYVATPKQAELLDETLHTVAAQTCGDYEIVVVDDGSPLDVGAITARHAGTVTLRQANGGSAVARNTGIRASRGRFFVFLDADDHLLPPALEAGLRAFAEHPECGFVIGKREEMTYEGAPVPWGVASLPSETWLYNILLGFDWYIIPPSSAMFRREAVAAVGGFRDPWGADDLDFYLRVARAYPAWCYEEPAVTRYRRYSASSSRDGERMLRSIRVVYERQWPLVRGDPEAEAAFHRGLSALTKIFVDCLAENFSDGIRARNWRRVLRTGLLFAGEKGRAALRRRS; via the coding sequence ATGACCGCACCCGAACATGTACCTGTGGCGCCCGAACCGGCGGACGGGACGCATCCTCCCGCGCCGCTCGTCTCCATCGTCATCCCGTGCTACGTCGCGACGCCGAAGCAGGCGGAACTGCTCGACGAGACGCTGCACACGGTCGCCGCACAGACGTGCGGCGACTACGAGATCGTGGTCGTGGACGACGGATCGCCCCTCGACGTCGGCGCCATCACCGCCCGGCACGCCGGCACGGTCACGCTGCGGCAGGCCAACGGCGGCTCGGCGGTCGCGCGCAACACCGGCATCCGTGCCAGCCGCGGCCGCTTCTTCGTGTTCCTGGATGCCGACGACCACCTGCTGCCACCGGCCCTGGAGGCGGGGCTCCGTGCGTTCGCGGAGCATCCCGAATGCGGGTTCGTCATCGGAAAGCGCGAGGAGATGACGTACGAGGGAGCGCCCGTCCCGTGGGGCGTAGCCAGCCTGCCGAGCGAAACCTGGCTGTACAACATCCTGCTCGGATTCGACTGGTACATCATCCCGCCCTCGTCGGCGATGTTCAGGCGCGAGGCGGTGGCGGCCGTGGGGGGCTTTCGCGATCCGTGGGGCGCGGACGACCTCGACTTCTACCTGCGAGTGGCGCGCGCGTACCCGGCCTGGTGCTACGAGGAACCCGCGGTGACGCGCTACCGGCGCTACAGCGCCAGCTCGTCGCGCGACGGGGAGCGCATGCTGCGTAGCATCCGCGTCGTCTACGAGCGCCAGTGGCCGCTGGTGCGGGGCGACCCGGAGGCCGAAGCGGCCTTCCATCGCGGACTGTCGGCGCTGACGAAGATCTTCGTCGACTGCCTGGCGGAGAACTTCAGCGACGGCATCCGGGCGAGAAACTGGCGCCGGGTACTGCGGACCGGATTGCTGTTCGCGGGTGAAAAGGGCCGCGCTGCCCTG
- a CDS encoding dihydrofolate reductase family protein: protein MTRVRVHNFTVSLDGYGAGPRQTREDPLGIGGEELHDWYVATRTFQRMGGKTGGTTGVDDDFAARFGEGVGAWIMGRNMFGPLRGPWPDDTWRGWWGKNPPYRGPVFVLTHHDRPSVQMEGGTVFHFVTGGIGEALERATAAAAGKDVQIGGGVATVRQYLEAGLIDELHVAVAPRLLGSGEHLWQGLDLPALAYECTTHVPTAAATHVVLTRRR from the coding sequence ATGACTCGTGTACGAGTGCATAACTTCACGGTATCACTCGATGGATACGGAGCGGGCCCGCGCCAGACGCGCGAGGATCCCCTCGGGATCGGCGGTGAAGAGTTGCACGACTGGTACGTCGCGACGCGCACCTTCCAGCGGATGGGCGGAAAGACCGGCGGCACCACGGGGGTGGATGACGATTTCGCGGCGCGGTTCGGGGAGGGCGTCGGCGCCTGGATCATGGGACGCAACATGTTCGGCCCGCTCCGCGGTCCGTGGCCCGATGATACCTGGCGCGGCTGGTGGGGAAAGAACCCACCTTATCGTGGCCCGGTCTTCGTGCTGACGCATCACGACCGCCCATCGGTTCAGATGGAAGGCGGTACGGTCTTCCACTTCGTCACGGGCGGCATCGGTGAGGCGCTGGAGCGCGCCACCGCGGCCGCGGCCGGGAAGGATGTGCAGATCGGAGGTGGCGTGGCGACGGTCCGCCAGTACCTGGAAGCGGGGCTCATCGACGAGCTGCACGTGGCGGTTGCGCCCAGATTGCTCGGGTCCGGCGAGCACCTGTGGCAGGGCCTGGACCTCCCGGCTCTGGCCTATGAGTGCACGACCCATGTGCCGACCGCCGCGGCAACCCACGTCGTGCTGACGCGACGCAGGTAA
- a CDS encoding DUF2277 domain-containing protein has product MCRNIKTLANFEPPATDDEVRASALQYVRKLSGTTHPSRANEEAFNRAVEEITASARRLIDSIQIKSAPRNRDEELRKARIQSAKRFGTASR; this is encoded by the coding sequence ATGTGCCGAAACATCAAGACGCTGGCCAACTTCGAGCCACCCGCGACCGATGACGAGGTGCGCGCGTCCGCACTGCAGTACGTCCGGAAACTGAGCGGGACCACGCACCCTTCACGCGCGAACGAAGAGGCCTTCAATCGGGCGGTCGAGGAGATCACCGCGAGCGCGCGGCGGCTGATCGACTCCATCCAGATCAAATCCGCCCCGCGGAACCGCGACGAGGAGTTGCGGAAGGCGCGCATCCAGTCGGCAAAGCGCTTCGGCACCGCGAGCCGCTGA